A single window of Candidatus Binataceae bacterium DNA harbors:
- a CDS encoding ABC transporter substrate-binding protein produces the protein AKVLRLAELDDIPTLDPAAGYDTASWTFEQMIFDTLVRYSDGGVNLVPDLALTWEISSDATSVIFHLRHDASFTNGRRVTSADFKYAVERVLTPATRSKGLEYYRTIVGAEAFVARRALHVTGIETPDPWTIRFRLVAPDPIFIHKLAMPFAAAVPREVAARWGEDFSQHVVGSGPFMLAQWLGGQRLILIRNPHYFAPGLPRLDAIVEQIGVSDELEWLKFEAGEIDVSSIPPAEFPYVMKTPRLKALTRHIVTLSTDYLGMNCRMKPFDDVRVRRAFNYAIRKDKLIALLNGRGVAAEGILAPGLPGYDPSVAGYPYDPGKARALLESAGVARNLAPQIWFRADQNETILVESIQQDLALVGVHAVLKPLAWSPLLEAVRQPDTVEIASLGWEADFPDPANFLDVLFSKKQWGENNDTFYDNPGVDRLLVEAAPVSDLKRRYQLYDAAQKMILADAPWVPLYHRVTYVILQPWVKDYILNPMRPTRFEKISLSPRTHPSS, from the coding sequence TGCAAAAGTCCTGCGGCTGGCGGAACTCGACGACATTCCGACGCTTGATCCCGCGGCCGGTTACGACACCGCGTCGTGGACCTTCGAGCAGATGATCTTCGATACCCTCGTGCGCTACAGCGATGGCGGCGTCAATCTCGTGCCCGACCTCGCACTCACCTGGGAGATTTCGTCCGACGCCACCAGCGTCATCTTCCATCTGCGCCACGACGCGAGTTTCACCAACGGCCGCCGCGTGACCAGCGCGGATTTCAAGTACGCGGTGGAACGCGTGCTGACGCCGGCGACCCGCTCGAAGGGGCTCGAGTACTACCGCACGATCGTCGGCGCGGAAGCGTTCGTCGCGCGCCGCGCCCTGCACGTGACTGGAATCGAAACCCCGGATCCGTGGACCATCAGATTCCGCCTGGTCGCGCCGGATCCGATCTTCATCCACAAGCTCGCGATGCCGTTTGCGGCGGCCGTCCCGCGCGAAGTCGCCGCGCGCTGGGGTGAGGATTTTTCGCAACACGTCGTCGGCAGCGGTCCCTTCATGCTCGCGCAGTGGCTCGGCGGCCAGCGGCTGATACTGATCCGTAATCCGCATTATTTTGCGCCAGGATTACCACGCCTCGACGCGATCGTCGAGCAGATCGGCGTCAGCGACGAGCTCGAGTGGCTCAAGTTCGAGGCGGGCGAAATCGACGTTTCGTCGATCCCTCCGGCCGAGTTTCCCTATGTCATGAAAACTCCGCGGCTCAAGGCGCTGACCCGGCACATCGTCACGCTGAGCACCGACTATCTCGGTATGAACTGCCGGATGAAGCCGTTCGATGACGTCCGCGTGCGGCGCGCCTTCAACTACGCGATCCGCAAGGACAAACTGATCGCGCTGTTGAACGGCCGCGGTGTCGCTGCCGAAGGTATCCTAGCGCCGGGTCTGCCCGGCTATGATCCCTCGGTCGCGGGCTATCCCTATGATCCCGGCAAGGCGCGCGCGTTGCTCGAAAGCGCCGGCGTCGCGCGCAATCTGGCGCCCCAAATCTGGTTTCGCGCCGACCAGAACGAGACGATTCTCGTCGAATCGATCCAGCAGGACCTCGCGCTCGTTGGCGTCCACGCGGTGCTCAAGCCGCTCGCCTGGTCGCCGCTGCTCGAAGCGGTGCGCCAGCCCGACACGGTCGAGATCGCGAGCCTTGGCTGGGAGGCGGACTTTCCCGACCCGGCGAATTTTCTCGACGTGCTCTTTTCGAAGAAGCAGTGGGGCGAGAACAACGACACGTTCTACGACAATCCGGGCGTGGACCGGCTACTCGTCGAGGCTGCGCCGGTCAGCGATCTGAAGCGGCGCTATCAGCTCTATGATGCCGCGCAGAAAATGATCCTGGCCGACGCGCCGTGGGTCCCGCTCTACCATCGC